A single region of the Prochlorococcus marinus str. MIT 0917 genome encodes:
- a CDS encoding uracil-DNA glycosylase: MTQNISSDKGVSEVSDLSNSINKIVVSRGNPLAKLMIIGEAPGAKEEEVGKPFVGRSGKLLDKLLHNAGIDINQDVYFCNVVKCRPPQNRRPTKIEIQENLPWLYQQIKLVNPRLIVLVGATALEAILKIKSRISIFRGKWIDWEGKLVMPVFHPSYLLRNPSNQDGKPMSLTKSDFLKIKEKIDFL; this comes from the coding sequence GTGACTCAAAACATCTCCTCTGATAAAGGCGTTTCTGAAGTCTCTGATTTAAGCAATTCCATAAATAAAATCGTTGTATCAAGGGGTAACCCTCTCGCCAAGTTAATGATTATTGGAGAAGCTCCGGGAGCAAAAGAGGAGGAGGTAGGTAAGCCTTTTGTAGGAAGGTCTGGAAAATTACTTGATAAATTACTTCATAATGCTGGGATTGATATCAACCAGGATGTTTATTTTTGCAACGTGGTCAAATGTAGACCGCCCCAAAATAGACGTCCAACAAAGATTGAAATTCAAGAAAATCTTCCCTGGTTGTATCAACAAATAAAACTTGTAAACCCCAGATTAATAGTCCTTGTTGGAGCAACAGCATTAGAAGCGATTTTGAAAATTAAGTCTCGTATTAGTATCTTCAGGGGGAAATGGATTGATTGGGAGGGCAAACTTGTAATGCCAGTTTTTCATCCATCTTATTTACTTAGGAATCCATCTAATCAGGATGGAAAACCCATGAGTCTGACTAAATCAGATTTTTTAAAAATTAAGGAAAAAATTGATTTTTTATAA
- the ispG gene encoding (E)-4-hydroxy-3-methylbut-2-enyl-diphosphate synthase: MEENNLSQRYSTRIIRRDTRPVMVGDIGIGGDNPVRVQSMINEDTMDIEGSTAAIRRLHEVGCEIVRLTVPTLASAKAVGEIKKLLASTYQPVPLVADVHHNGMKIALEVAKHVDKVRINPGLFVFEKPDPNRTEFTQEEIDVIKEKIIQKFEPIVNTLKEQNKALRIGVNHGSLSERMLFAYGDTPFGMVESAMEFIRICHSLDFHNIVISMKASRAPVMLAAYRMMADTMDKEGFNYPLHLGVTEAGDGDYGRIKSTVGIGTLLSEGIGDTIRVSLTEAPEKEIPVAYSILQAVGLRKTMVEYISCPSCGRTLFNLEEVVARVRDATQHLTGLDIAVMGCIVNGPGEMADADYGYVGKGVGTIALYRNRDEIKRVPEDEGVQALVDLIKEDGKWVDP, from the coding sequence ATGGAAGAAAATAATCTCTCACAGCGATATAGCACCAGAATTATTCGTAGAGATACTAGACCAGTGATGGTTGGTGATATTGGCATCGGTGGAGATAATCCGGTGCGTGTTCAATCAATGATTAATGAAGATACGATGGATATAGAGGGTTCAACGGCCGCAATAAGGAGATTACATGAAGTTGGATGTGAGATTGTCAGATTAACAGTTCCAACTCTTGCAAGTGCAAAAGCTGTGGGAGAAATAAAGAAACTTCTAGCTAGCACTTATCAACCTGTTCCTTTAGTAGCGGATGTTCACCACAATGGAATGAAAATAGCTTTAGAAGTAGCTAAGCATGTAGATAAAGTTCGTATCAACCCTGGATTATTCGTTTTTGAAAAACCAGATCCCAATAGAACTGAATTTACTCAAGAGGAAATTGACGTAATAAAAGAGAAGATCATACAAAAATTCGAACCAATTGTTAATACTCTAAAAGAGCAAAATAAGGCCCTAAGAATAGGAGTTAATCATGGCTCTTTGTCTGAAAGAATGTTATTTGCTTATGGAGATACGCCCTTTGGAATGGTTGAATCAGCTATGGAATTTATTCGAATATGTCATTCATTAGATTTTCATAATATTGTAATTTCGATGAAAGCTTCTCGAGCACCAGTGATGCTCGCTGCTTATAGAATGATGGCTGACACAATGGACAAAGAGGGATTTAATTATCCTTTGCATTTGGGTGTAACTGAAGCTGGAGATGGGGATTATGGAAGAATAAAAAGTACGGTAGGGATAGGTACATTGTTATCCGAAGGCATTGGAGATACAATTAGAGTTTCTTTAACAGAGGCGCCTGAAAAAGAAATACCAGTTGCATATTCAATTTTACAAGCGGTTGGTTTGAGAAAAACTATGGTTGAATATATTAGTTGTCCCAGTTGTGGTAGAACATTATTTAATTTAGAAGAAGTTGTAGCAAGAGTTAGGGACGCTACTCAACATTTAACGGGTTTGGATATCGCTGTAATGGGTTGCATCGTTAATGGACCTGGAGAAATGGCAGATGCTGACTATGGTTATGTAGGTAAAGGTGTCGGAACTATTGCGCTTTATAGAAATAGAGATGAAATCAAGAGGGTACCTGAGGATGAAGGTGTTCAGGCATTGGTTGATTTAATTAAAGAAGATGGTAAATGGGTAGACCCTTAA
- a CDS encoding S41 family peptidase: protein MLKSFLKICLLLFISPSPSFSFQANSSTLITNNPKEIIDQVWQIIYRDFLDYSGKYKAEDWIKLRKEILLTKYFDNDAAYIAIKDMLRGLDDPYTRFLDPKEFNEMRIDTTGELMGVGIQISLDEVTNQIVVVSPIEGTPAFFAGIKPKDIIVSIDGKPIEGLSIDSTVKLIRGKKGTKVELGIIRDEELLNVSLIRDRIEINVVESRINNTVIGAKIGYLRLKQFNAKSPKEMSLSINELEKQKPFGYVLDLRSNPGGLLEASIEIARQWINTGIIVSTKTKDGITDIRKAKSRALTKRPVVVLIDEGSASASEILSGAIKDNKRGVLVGNKTFGKGLVQSVRSLSDGSGLTVTVAKYLTPSGKDINKNGIEPDFRVDLLLNDKNRLTNSDLGTIKDNQYLAAEDILLKKFKFEDDRNSYNPLKSNLGFALKK, encoded by the coding sequence ATGTTAAAGAGTTTTTTGAAAATATGTTTGTTATTATTTATTTCCCCTTCGCCATCTTTTTCCTTCCAGGCCAATTCTTCTACTTTGATTACTAATAATCCAAAGGAGATTATTGATCAGGTATGGCAAATTATATATCGCGACTTTTTGGACTATTCAGGAAAATATAAGGCAGAAGATTGGATTAAATTAAGAAAGGAAATACTATTAACTAAATATTTTGATAATGACGCTGCATATATTGCCATAAAAGATATGTTGAGGGGATTAGATGATCCTTATACAAGATTTTTAGATCCTAAAGAATTCAATGAAATGAGAATAGATACAACTGGTGAATTGATGGGAGTAGGTATTCAAATTTCTCTAGATGAAGTTACTAATCAAATTGTTGTCGTTTCACCAATAGAAGGCACTCCTGCTTTTTTCGCAGGAATAAAACCTAAGGATATAATTGTATCTATAGATGGTAAGCCTATCGAAGGTCTGAGTATAGATAGTACCGTTAAACTTATTCGAGGTAAAAAAGGAACGAAAGTTGAACTTGGTATTATTAGAGACGAAGAGTTGTTAAATGTCTCATTAATAAGAGATAGAATTGAAATCAATGTGGTTGAAAGTCGAATAAATAATACAGTTATAGGTGCAAAAATTGGTTATCTAAGGTTGAAACAATTTAATGCAAAATCTCCAAAAGAAATGAGTTTATCTATTAATGAATTAGAAAAACAAAAACCTTTTGGTTATGTATTAGATCTTAGAAGTAACCCTGGTGGTTTGCTTGAGGCAAGCATTGAGATAGCTAGACAATGGATAAATACAGGAATTATTGTTAGTACTAAAACAAAAGATGGTATTACTGATATTAGAAAAGCAAAAAGTAGAGCCTTAACTAAAAGACCAGTTGTAGTTTTAATCGATGAAGGGTCTGCGAGTGCTAGCGAGATTCTCTCTGGAGCAATTAAAGATAATAAAAGAGGAGTATTGGTTGGGAACAAGACTTTTGGTAAGGGACTCGTTCAGTCTGTAAGATCTCTATCTGATGGCTCAGGCCTAACAGTTACAGTCGCTAAATATTTAACACCAAGTGGTAAAGATATAAATAAAAATGGAATAGAACCTGATTTTAGAGTAGACCTTTTGTTAAATGATAAAAATAGATTAACAAATTCAGATCTAGGAACTATAAAAGATAATCAATATCTTGCGGCTGAAGATATATTACTTAAAAAGTTTAAGTTTGAAGATGATAGAAATTCTTATAACCCTTTAAAATCTAATTTAGGCTTTGCCCTGAAAAAATAG
- a CDS encoding DUF1543 domain-containing protein has translation MDLSLFIVVLGGRSLKSNIELHDVRWVLGEKIEDTFAELRKQWLGKKSGLHIDSYKCIKYVDGYKIVISKSNKDSLISPQIEDFSLWFVNLGGYNPKKMYEEHEFNLIVAKKPIDAKRKAKKNWESNLENKHNDDYSGINYLDQVDDLHPIKIENWEINLIPDPEKRSEKLIPDWYGYRRIDKC, from the coding sequence ATGGATTTATCCCTTTTTATTGTTGTATTAGGTGGAAGAAGTTTAAAAAGCAATATAGAATTACACGATGTAAGATGGGTTTTAGGTGAAAAGATAGAGGATACATTCGCTGAGCTTAGGAAACAATGGTTAGGAAAGAAAAGTGGACTACATATTGATAGTTATAAGTGTATTAAATATGTTGATGGATATAAAATAGTCATATCTAAATCCAATAAAGATAGTTTAATTAGCCCACAAATAGAAGATTTTTCACTTTGGTTTGTTAATTTAGGCGGGTACAATCCAAAAAAGATGTACGAAGAACACGAATTCAATCTAATTGTCGCGAAGAAACCTATTGATGCAAAGAGAAAAGCCAAAAAGAATTGGGAATCAAATTTAGAGAATAAGCATAATGATGACTATTCAGGTATAAATTATTTGGATCAAGTTGACGATTTACATCCTATAAAAATAGAGAATTGGGAAATAAATTTAATCCCAGATCCAGAAAAAAGAAGTGAAAAACTTATTCCTGACTGGTATGGATATAGAAGAATTGATAAGTGTTAA
- the nadA gene encoding quinolinate synthase NadA → MSWKLITTVSYYKTDKSVSNKTKNLTDEINFLREKRNAIILAHYYQEPEIQDIADFIGDSLELSRKASETNADVIVFCGVHFMAETAKILCPNKTVLLPDFDAGCTLADDCQPDDFQKFLDKHPDHFAISYINCSAAVKAKSDLICTSSNAVDLVNKLPKDLPILFSPDRNLGRWVERQSGRKLTLWPGRCLVHETFNEESLIKLKIKNPNAEVLAHPECQESLLDLADFIGSTSKLLNYSQNSASNKFIVLTEPGIIHQMKLTAPLKTYIEVPGLDGCSCNECPYMRMNTLEKVYKCLKEMNPELKMDDKIREMAYKPMKKMLDMSN, encoded by the coding sequence TTGAGTTGGAAACTAATTACTACTGTTTCCTATTACAAGACTGATAAATCAGTCTCAAATAAAACCAAAAATCTCACTGATGAGATAAATTTTTTGCGTGAAAAAAGGAATGCAATAATTCTTGCTCATTACTATCAAGAACCTGAAATACAAGATATTGCAGATTTTATTGGGGACTCACTTGAATTATCTAGAAAAGCCTCTGAGACAAATGCAGATGTAATAGTTTTTTGTGGCGTCCATTTTATGGCTGAGACAGCGAAGATCTTGTGCCCAAACAAGACTGTTCTTCTCCCTGATTTTGATGCTGGATGTACACTTGCAGATGATTGCCAACCCGATGACTTTCAAAAATTCTTAGACAAGCATCCTGATCATTTTGCGATCAGCTATATAAATTGCAGTGCAGCGGTAAAAGCAAAAAGTGACCTGATTTGTACAAGTAGTAACGCAGTGGATCTTGTAAACAAATTACCCAAAGATCTACCAATTTTATTTTCACCCGATAGGAATCTTGGTAGATGGGTTGAACGTCAAAGTGGTAGAAAATTAACCTTGTGGCCAGGAAGATGCCTTGTCCATGAGACTTTTAATGAAGAATCACTTATAAAGTTAAAAATCAAAAATCCAAACGCTGAAGTACTCGCTCACCCTGAGTGCCAAGAAAGTCTATTAGATTTGGCAGACTTCATAGGTTCAACAAGCAAATTGCTTAATTACTCGCAAAATAGTGCGAGTAATAAATTTATTGTTCTTACTGAACCAGGAATAATTCATCAAATGAAATTAACAGCACCTTTAAAGACCTATATCGAAGTACCTGGATTAGATGGATGCAGTTGCAATGAATGTCCATACATGAGAATGAATACCTTAGAAAAAGTATATAAATGTTTAAAAGAAATGAACCCAGAATTAAAAATGGACGACAAAATTAGAGAAATGGCCTATAAGCCAATGAAAAAAATGCTGGATATGAGTAATTGA
- a CDS encoding TIGR04168 family protein, translating to MLLELNPDGVLFVGDLSDGDLRIIRAINKISIPTSVILGNHDRGRDGSGDVLRTQLDLLGEKNCSWNLSKWGLNQLSVVGARPCSGGGGFFLTPEVKSVFGEVSLDESVSRIVSAAKSAPLDFPLLILAHSGPVGLGSESSSLCGRDWKLPSMDWGDKDLGIAIDQIRKFRVPELVVFGHTHHQLRIGGNRTRKTFAQDLWGTSYLNAACVPRRGIDSAGENLCHFSWVEFSNGKLVHASHRWFRNDASIAYKEILLNQKI from the coding sequence TTGCTTTTGGAACTAAATCCTGATGGTGTTTTATTTGTTGGTGATTTATCTGATGGCGATTTAAGAATTATTCGAGCAATAAATAAAATTTCTATTCCTACTTCAGTAATACTTGGAAATCATGATAGAGGTAGAGACGGATCTGGAGATGTTTTAAGAACCCAATTGGATTTGTTAGGTGAAAAGAATTGTTCATGGAATTTATCAAAATGGGGACTAAATCAACTTTCTGTCGTTGGAGCTAGACCTTGCAGTGGTGGTGGTGGTTTTTTCTTAACACCAGAAGTTAAGTCTGTATTCGGGGAAGTAAGCCTTGATGAATCTGTCTCAAGGATTGTTTCTGCTGCCAAATCTGCACCATTAGATTTTCCTTTATTAATACTTGCTCATTCAGGACCAGTGGGCCTGGGATCAGAATCTTCTAGTCTTTGTGGCAGAGATTGGAAATTACCATCAATGGATTGGGGCGATAAAGATCTTGGTATCGCAATTGATCAAATTCGTAAATTTAGGGTTCCAGAATTAGTCGTTTTTGGCCACACTCATCATCAATTAAGAATAGGGGGGAATCGTACTAGAAAAACTTTTGCTCAAGATCTATGGGGGACTTCATATTTAAATGCTGCGTGTGTTCCAAGAAGAGGTATTGATTCTGCAGGTGAGAATTTGTGTCATTTTTCATGGGTTGAGTTCTCTAATGGCAAGCTGGTCCATGCATCGCACAGATGGTTTAGGAATGATGCATCAATTGCATATAAAGAGATTTTATTAAACCAAAAAATTTAA
- a CDS encoding TPM domain-containing protein produces MFSMGGRAFAYNNPELLPKEQTPIIDLAKTLSEKQRLDLENSLNSYEQETGWKIRVLSQYEKTPGLAVKDFWNLDETSLLIIADPRGGNLLSFNVGDAYFALMPRIFWVELQTRFGNQFYVRDNGEDGAILASIQAVETCLDRGGCEVVPGLPQEQWQWTLLTSLLGGVIAGFAASPRKENESFSIGWLLLLSPLWIMLFGIFGIAPVVTRTNDILPLMRNILGFIGSAIGAYLIAERKFKDSDLNNQS; encoded by the coding sequence ATGTTTTCAATGGGCGGGAGAGCATTTGCTTACAATAATCCTGAACTATTACCAAAAGAACAAACACCCATAATTGATCTCGCAAAAACTCTTAGTGAGAAACAAAGATTAGACTTGGAGAACTCACTAAATTCTTATGAACAAGAAACTGGGTGGAAAATAAGGGTTTTGTCTCAATATGAGAAAACTCCTGGTTTAGCCGTCAAAGACTTTTGGAATCTTGATGAGACAAGTTTACTTATAATTGCTGACCCAAGAGGAGGGAATTTACTTAGTTTTAATGTTGGAGATGCATATTTTGCTCTAATGCCCAGAATATTTTGGGTGGAATTACAAACTAGGTTTGGTAACCAATTTTATGTAAGAGATAATGGAGAAGACGGTGCAATCTTAGCTTCAATACAAGCTGTTGAGACCTGCTTAGACCGTGGTGGTTGTGAAGTTGTACCTGGCTTGCCCCAGGAACAATGGCAATGGACTTTGTTGACTTCTTTGTTGGGAGGAGTCATTGCAGGTTTCGCAGCCTCTCCAAGAAAAGAAAATGAATCATTTTCAATAGGATGGCTTTTGCTCCTTTCCCCACTTTGGATAATGCTATTTGGAATATTTGGAATTGCTCCTGTGGTAACAAGAACTAATGACATTTTGCCTTTAATGAGAAACATTTTAGGATTTATAGGCTCTGCAATTGGTGCATATTTGATTGCAGAAAGAAAATTTAAAGATTCTGATTTAAATAATCAAAGTTAA
- a CDS encoding class I SAM-dependent methyltransferase — protein sequence MIDPTARCPQWLIDRINDSGGSISFYRYMDLVLNDPENGFYSTGKLNIGKNGDFCTSPSLSNDFARLLAIQVVDWLLDLEKSGIDSELFSLIEIGPGEGTLSRDLIVAIAEIAPALICKIELVLVELNLGMRRRQEKLLLDLEGINCRWSSIEDLILSPVTGVVIANEVLDAFPVERLVFSDNKVFRQGVSLKKINDEFFLEFADLKPTFGIIKFLKESNSLLKIEFPPKDICNRWVTEWHCDVPSWFRKLSKVLINGSLLVVDYAMESKRYYNKMRNDGTLIAYRNQEANPNVLKDAGLCDLTAHLCIESTINYALTNGWKFMGETRQGQALLALGLSNFLYSLQNTSSNDLSAALNRRESLLRLVDPIGLGDFRWLAFQKDSSCGLTLRNRFLEEPIS from the coding sequence ATGATTGACCCGACCGCGAGATGTCCTCAATGGTTAATTGATCGCATTAATGATAGTGGCGGTTCAATTAGTTTCTATCGATATATGGATTTAGTTTTAAATGATCCAGAAAATGGATTTTATTCAACTGGGAAATTAAATATTGGTAAGAATGGAGACTTTTGTACTTCGCCATCTTTGAGTAATGATTTTGCACGTTTATTAGCTATTCAAGTAGTTGATTGGCTTCTTGATCTAGAAAAATCAGGAATTGATTCCGAATTGTTTTCACTTATTGAGATTGGACCAGGAGAAGGAACTTTATCAAGAGATTTGATAGTAGCTATTGCTGAAATCGCACCTGCTTTGATTTGTAAAATAGAGCTTGTTTTAGTTGAATTGAATTTAGGGATGAGAAGGCGGCAAGAAAAATTACTTCTTGATTTGGAGGGGATAAATTGTCGCTGGAGCAGCATCGAAGATCTAATCTTAAGTCCAGTAACTGGTGTAGTTATTGCTAATGAAGTTTTGGATGCATTTCCTGTAGAGCGATTGGTTTTTAGTGACAATAAAGTTTTTAGGCAGGGAGTTTCTTTAAAAAAAATAAATGATGAATTTTTTTTGGAATTTGCTGACCTTAAGCCTACTTTTGGGATTATTAAATTTTTAAAAGAATCTAATAGTCTTTTAAAGATTGAGTTTCCACCAAAGGATATTTGTAATAGATGGGTTACCGAATGGCATTGTGATGTACCGAGTTGGTTTAGAAAATTGTCTAAGGTTTTAATTAATGGCTCTTTATTAGTTGTCGACTATGCGATGGAATCGAAGCGCTATTACAACAAAATGAGAAATGACGGTACTCTTATTGCCTATAGAAATCAAGAGGCAAATCCTAATGTTTTAAAAGATGCTGGCTTATGTGATTTGACAGCACATTTATGTATTGAATCAACCATCAATTATGCTCTGACTAATGGATGGAAGTTTATGGGTGAGACTAGGCAGGGGCAAGCTCTCTTGGCGTTAGGACTTTCAAATTTTCTTTATTCTCTTCAAAATACAAGTAGTAATGATCTATCAGCCGCATTAAATCGAAGAGAGTCATTATTGAGGCTAGTTGATCCAATTGGACTAGGGGACTTTAGGTGGTTAGCTTTTCAGAAGGATAGTAGTTGCGGTCTGACTTTAAGAAATCGTTTTCTTGAAGAGCCAATTAGCTAA
- the aroB gene encoding 3-dehydroquinate synthase, whose amino-acid sequence MNKDNHHIKVSLTSSPYEIVIGKNSLECIGDELCNIGFRKGLKVLVVSNKEVSDQYGDYIIKSLIEREYNPRLLIIKAGEDQKNQSSIDLIHDAAYEARLERGSLMIALGGGVIGDMTGFAAATWLRGIHVVQIPTTLLAMVDASIGGKTGINHSKGKNLIGAFHQPKLVLIDPKTLFTLPSREFKAGMAEIIKYGVISDLELFELLEKQDNISDLSKMNEKLLLEIIKRSAKSKADIVVKDEKESGVRAFLNYGHTFGHVIENLCGYGKWLHGEAVAMGMVAVGQLAVQRGLWKDIDAKRQKHLIEKAGLPTKWPKLEIESVLSSLQGDKKVKNGKVSFVMPLKIGDVQLLNNISNKEIHECLQKLS is encoded by the coding sequence GTGAATAAAGACAACCACCATATAAAAGTCTCTTTAACTAGCAGCCCATACGAAATAGTTATTGGAAAAAATAGTCTTGAGTGCATAGGAGATGAACTATGTAATATTGGTTTTAGGAAAGGACTAAAAGTATTAGTCGTATCTAATAAAGAAGTCTCTGATCAATATGGTGATTACATCATTAAAAGTTTGATTGAAAGGGAATACAATCCAAGACTTTTAATAATAAAAGCAGGAGAAGACCAAAAGAATCAATCTTCTATAGATTTAATACACGATGCAGCATATGAAGCGAGATTAGAAAGAGGATCATTAATGATTGCCCTTGGAGGTGGGGTAATTGGAGACATGACTGGGTTTGCAGCTGCTACTTGGTTGCGTGGTATTCATGTAGTCCAAATCCCTACGACACTACTTGCCATGGTTGATGCCTCCATTGGTGGTAAAACTGGCATAAATCATTCAAAAGGTAAAAATCTTATAGGTGCTTTTCATCAACCTAAATTGGTGTTAATAGACCCTAAAACATTATTTACGCTCCCATCACGAGAGTTTAAAGCAGGTATGGCTGAAATAATAAAGTATGGAGTTATTTCAGACTTAGAACTATTCGAACTTCTAGAGAAGCAAGATAATATTTCTGATCTTTCAAAAATGAATGAGAAACTACTACTAGAAATAATCAAGCGTTCTGCAAAATCTAAAGCAGATATTGTTGTAAAAGATGAAAAGGAAAGTGGAGTTAGAGCATTCTTAAATTATGGACACACATTTGGTCACGTAATAGAAAATCTTTGTGGTTATGGGAAATGGCTTCATGGTGAGGCAGTCGCAATGGGTATGGTTGCAGTAGGTCAGTTAGCCGTTCAGAGGGGATTGTGGAAAGATATTGATGCAAAAAGGCAGAAACACTTAATAGAAAAAGCAGGTTTACCCACCAAGTGGCCAAAGCTTGAAATAGAGAGTGTTCTAAGCTCACTTCAAGGAGACAAGAAAGTTAAAAATGGCAAAGTGAGTTTCGTTATGCCATTAAAAATTGGTGATGTACAATTATTAAATAATATCTCTAATAAAGAGATTCATGAATGCTTGCAAAAACTTAGCTAA
- a CDS encoding 5-(carboxyamino)imidazole ribonucleotide synthase — protein MIGVVGGGQLAMLLVEAGKKRDVDVVVQTTAKTDPAAKKTNQVILHDPTNPVGTKLLAEKSRLITFENEWVDIPSLLLLEKKGVTFIPKLQSIRPLINKITQRELLNSLDIPCPDWLPIPLKKSSEIDIPADWGFPLMAKAAKGGYDGKGTKIIKNSKHLQEFLVVEKEEQWMLEKWVSFDKELSIVSSRDSKGVVRSLPIVETYQSKQVCDWVLAPADINHDVELMVRNVVSSLLAELDYVGVIAIEFFYGSEGLLVNEIAPRTHNSGHFSIDACNSSQFDQQICISSGIKAPMPVMLVNGALMANLLGLPTNYPITLNQRLDDLRAMPGLNVHWYEKEEEKKGRKLGHVTYLLNNKDALSRKKEALAVLKTIRSIWPTS, from the coding sequence ATGATTGGGGTCGTGGGTGGAGGACAGCTGGCAATGCTTCTAGTTGAGGCTGGAAAGAAAAGAGATGTTGATGTCGTTGTTCAGACGACAGCCAAAACTGATCCTGCTGCTAAAAAGACAAATCAAGTTATTTTGCATGATCCTACTAATCCTGTGGGTACAAAACTTCTTGCCGAAAAGTCTCGCTTGATTACTTTTGAGAATGAATGGGTTGATATCCCTAGTTTACTTCTGCTTGAAAAAAAGGGAGTTACTTTTATCCCTAAACTTCAGTCAATAAGACCTTTAATTAATAAAATAACTCAAAGAGAGCTATTAAACAGCCTTGATATTCCCTGTCCTGATTGGTTGCCGATACCTTTAAAAAAATCATCAGAAATCGACATTCCTGCTGATTGGGGATTCCCTTTGATGGCAAAAGCTGCCAAAGGTGGATATGACGGTAAAGGAACTAAAATTATTAAAAATTCAAAACATCTTCAAGAATTTTTAGTAGTTGAAAAAGAAGAGCAATGGATGTTAGAGAAATGGGTCTCTTTTGATAAGGAATTATCCATTGTTTCTAGTAGGGATTCAAAAGGGGTTGTTCGTAGTCTGCCAATCGTAGAAACCTACCAATCCAAGCAGGTTTGCGACTGGGTTCTTGCTCCAGCTGATATTAATCATGACGTTGAACTTATGGTTAGAAATGTCGTATCTTCTTTGCTTGCAGAGTTGGATTACGTTGGAGTTATTGCTATTGAATTTTTCTACGGATCTGAAGGATTACTTGTAAACGAAATAGCTCCAAGGACTCACAACTCAGGTCATTTTTCCATAGATGCCTGCAATAGTAGTCAGTTTGATCAACAAATATGTATCTCATCTGGGATTAAAGCCCCAATGCCTGTAATGCTTGTTAATGGAGCTTTAATGGCAAACCTGCTTGGTTTACCAACTAACTATCCAATAACACTTAATCAGAGGCTGGATGATTTAAGGGCTATGCCTGGCTTAAATGTTCATTGGTATGAAAAAGAAGAAGAAAAGAAAGGTAGGAAGCTTGGTCATGTTACTTATCTCTTGAATAATAAAGATGCTTTGTCTAGAAAAAAAGAAGCATTGGCTGTTTTAAAAACGATAAGGTCAATTTGGCCTACCTCATGA
- a CDS encoding DUF1824 family protein, whose amino-acid sequence MSKTNVDIYTLEDLDKLRSAPKLDKKQSKILFNELSLIIQKSDWITIGVMSPSLKKGLNAVRRIEKKFKLNEMKCIKLPSIDGPIFLKANQKSGEIHARIEFGLGEGILIGCQNYDNSLPSRTIGPFPLDFFDEK is encoded by the coding sequence ATGTCTAAAACAAACGTCGATATCTACACATTAGAAGACCTTGATAAATTGAGATCTGCTCCAAAATTAGATAAAAAACAATCAAAAATACTATTTAATGAACTTAGTCTTATTATTCAGAAATCAGATTGGATAACGATAGGAGTGATGTCACCTTCATTAAAAAAAGGACTTAATGCAGTCAGAAGAATAGAAAAAAAATTTAAACTCAATGAAATGAAATGCATAAAATTACCAAGTATTGACGGTCCAATATTCTTAAAAGCTAATCAAAAATCAGGGGAAATTCACGCAAGAATTGAATTTGGTCTGGGAGAAGGTATTTTAATTGGTTGTCAGAATTATGACAATTCATTGCCATCAAGAACTATTGGCCCCTTTCCATTAGATTTCTTTGATGAAAAATGA
- a CDS encoding DUF1651 domain-containing protein: MKKVENLEAPIGWLIDPQNKWAIHFDFKELTNENISADFTIDMWGVVQSGKPMTFKSRRKVTKEDSLKTWNQLLSSNWVEFDFDRDKTI, encoded by the coding sequence ATGAAAAAAGTAGAAAACTTAGAGGCCCCTATTGGTTGGCTCATAGATCCTCAAAATAAATGGGCTATTCATTTTGACTTTAAGGAACTTACTAATGAAAATATCTCTGCTGATTTTACGATTGATATGTGGGGAGTTGTTCAAAGTGGTAAACCTATGACATTTAAAAGCAGAAGAAAGGTCACAAAGGAAGATTCACTTAAGACTTGGAATCAATTGCTTTCATCAAATTGGGTTGAATTTGATTTTGATCGAGATAAGACTATTTAA